The region GGTTGGTGGCGCAGATCAAGCAGCGGGAGAGCGAGACCGATCAGTTGACCCGGCGGGCCGACGAGTTGCGCGCGGACGTGAACCGGCAGCGGGACGCGGCGTTGTCGGGCAGTGACGCGGCGCGGTTGCGTGATCTGGAGGCGGTGACCGGTCTGGGTCGGGTACGGGGTGACGGTGTGGTGGTCCGGGTCGCCGACGGGCCGTCGGAGGCGGACGCGGTGACGGGTGCCGGTGGTACGAATCTCGGTAGGGTGCTCGACCGGGATCTACAGGACATCGCGAACGCCCTGTGGAGTGCGGGCGCGGAGGCGATTTCGATCAATGGTCAGCGGCTGACGGCGACGTCGACGATCCGGGCCGCCGGTGGTGCGATCCTGGTGGATTTCCGGCCGGTGACCGGGCCGTACGAGGTGTCGGCGATCGGGCCGGGTCAGTTGGAGCGTCGGTTCCGGGCCAGTGACGCGGCGAACGTGTTGCGTCAGGTCGCGGCCGAGCACGGTATGTCGTTCGGGGTGCGGGAGGTCGACGACCTGTTGTTGCCGGCGGCGAGTGAACCTCAACTGCGGTACGCGGTTCCCTCCGTGTCGCCGTCTGCGTCGCCTTCCGGGGCGGCGCGTTCGAACAGTCCGGCGTCGCCTGGCGCCGGGTCATCCCTCAGCCCGTCCGGAGGCGGCCGATGATCCCCGTACTCGCGTTGCTCGCCGGCGTGGTGCTCGGCGTGGTGCTGGACCCGACGGTGCCGGCGGCGTTGCAGCCGTATCTGCCGATCGCGGTGGTCGCGGCGCTGGACGCGGTGTTCGGTGGGGTGCGGGCGAAGCTCGACGGGATCTTCGACGACAAGCAGTTCGTGATCTCGTTCATTTCGAATGTGCTGGTGGCGGGTGTGATCGTGTATCTGGGTGACCAGCTCGGTGTGGGTGGTCAGTTGTCCACCGGTGTGGTGGTCGTGCTCGGTGTCCGGATCTTCGGCAATGTGGCGGCGATCCGTCGGCACCTGTTCCGGGCGTAGGTTTCTGACGATGAGCGACGAGCAGCGACAGTCGGGGTCCGACCCGGACGCGTCCGTACCCGGTGGGTCGGGTCCGGTGGATCGGTCGTCGGCGGGTCCGGCGGAGCGGGCCTCGGCCGAGGGTACGCGGGGTGGGCCGGAGTCGGCGGCGGTGCCGGGGGTCGACGGGGTCGGCGACGGGCCGACGGTCGACCTGGCGGCGGTGCGTCGGTCGGTGGGCGGCGGGGAGCGTCCGGTGGTGGATGCCGGGGTGGTCGACGACGATCCGCGGGAGGAGCCGGTCGCGGCGGCCGGTGGTGCGGTGCGGGGTTTGTCGTTTCGGTCGCGTTGGAGTGGTGCGAGTGTGATCATCGCGGTGCTGCTGGCTCTGCTCGGGTTCACGCTGGTGGTGCAGTTGAAGACGAATTCGGCGGATCCGGAGCTGGCGGCGACGCGGCAGGAGGATCTGGTGCGGATTCTGTCGGATCTGGAGTCGCAGGAGGAGCGGCTGCGTCAGGACGTGGCGGGTCTGGAGGAGAGTCAGCGGCAGCTTGCCTCGGGTGCGCTGGGGCGGCAGGCGGCGTTGGACGAGGCGACGCGGCGGGCTGACGAGCTGGGTATTTTGGCGGGTACGTTGCCGGCGCGGGGTCCGGGGTTGACGGTGCGGTTCTCGGCGGGGTCGAAGTCGATCGAGGCGGCGACGGTGCTCGACGCGGTACAGGAGTTGCGTGGGGCGGGTGCGGAGGCGATGCAGATCGCCGGTGGGGGTGCGGTGGTACGCATCGTGGCCAGCACTTTCTTCCTGGATGGGGATGGGGGTATCACGGTGAGTGGGCGGAAGTTGGTTGGTCCGTACACGATCACGGTGATCGGTGATCCATCGACGATGCGGACCGCGTTGAACATTCCGGGCGGGGTGGTGGCGTCGGTCAGTGGGGACGGCGGTAACGTGACCGTCCAAGAGCGGGAGGTGGTCGACGTGTCGACCCTGAGCGCTCCGTTGGACCTGAAGCACGCGCGCCCGGTCTCCTGACCGGGCGCGGCCGTACCTTGTGGGGTGCGGTTACCGATCAGAGCGACGACGAAGGACGCGGCTGGTGATTCCTGAGGACCTGCGTTACACGGCCGAGCACGAGTGGGTGGCGGGCGACGGTAGTGGATCGGTGCGGGTGGGCATTACCCACTTCGCGCAGGATGCGCTGGGTGACATCGTCTACGTGCAGCTTCCGGACGAGGGTGCCACGGTCGAGGCGGGTGAGTCGTTGGGTGAGATCGAGTCGACGAAGAGTGTTTCGGAGATCTACGCCCCGGTGAGTGGCACTGTGGTGGCGCGTAACGCCGATCTCGGCGATACGCCGGAGTTGATCAACAGTGACCCGTACGGTGCGGGTTGGTTGCTGGAGATCGCTCCGGGTGGGCCGGCGGCGGTCGATGGTCTGCTGACCGCGGCGGCGTACCGGGAATTGACCGAAAGCTGAGTGTGGGCGCGCTCGGGCCGGGTTGTGTCCGCGCGTCTGGTTGCCCTGTATTTCGGCGCTGGCTAGGCTCGCTCAGTCGACCGAGAATCCAATAGTTGCGCGTTGTGGAATTGCCTTCCCTGGCACGGGTGAGCCAGCCGCTGGGCTTTAGAGCCCGGCGGCCAGACCCGCCACCCCCGACGCCGACCGAACAGATCCGTGAGGTGGTCCCATGACGCGCCCAGACGACGAGTTCCCCCCACTCGACGTCACATCGACGCTCAACCTCGGTGCACTGGACGAAGTGCTGGAGGGACCGGATGCCGATGTTGTGCCGAGCCGGATGTCGGGGTCGTTGCCTCCGGGCATGGCGTTGCTCGTCGTTCGGCGTGGTCCGAATGCCGGGGCCCGGTTCCTGTTGGACCACGACGTGACGACCAGTGGTCGGCATCCTGACAGTGACATCTTCCTCGACGACGTGACGGTGTCGCGGCGGCATGCCGAGTTCCACCGGGACGGGGGTACGTTCACCGTCCGCGATGTGGGGAGTTTGAACGGCACGTACGTCAATCGGGAGCGGGTCGAGGCGGCTACCTTGAGCAATGGCGACGAGGTGCAGATCGGCAAGTTCCGGTTGGTCTTTATCGCCGGTCCGCGCCCGGAGGAGGAGGCCGGCCGGGGGTGAATGAGCGTGCGGCAGCGGCTGCGCCCACGGCTTCGGCCGGCCGGGCCCAGCCGCTGATGAGCATCGGTGAGGTGCTGGCTCAACTGCGGGTGGAGTTTCCCGACACGACGATTTCGAAGCTGCGGTTCTTGGAGGCCGAGGGTCTGGTCGAGCCGCAGCGGACGCCGGCCGGCTACCGGAAGTACAGCTGGGAGGACGTGGCGCGGCTGCGGTTCGTGTTGACCGCGCAGCGGGATCAGTATCTGCCGTTGCGGGTGATTCGGCAGCAGTTGGAGGGTCTGGAGCAGGAGCCGGAGGTTCCG is a window of Micromonospora sp. NBC_01699 DNA encoding:
- a CDS encoding DUF881 domain-containing protein, which encodes MSTAGPGPERTYAPDFLTELFRNPLDPGYSDAAESRRAGRGPTGWRRSTIRVVTVITLAALGFLLAIAYRQTIEGEPGRSQARAGLVAQIKQRESETDQLTRRADELRADVNRQRDAALSGSDAARLRDLEAVTGLGRVRGDGVVVRVADGPSEADAVTGAGGTNLGRVLDRDLQDIANALWSAGAEAISINGQRLTATSTIRAAGGAILVDFRPVTGPYEVSAIGPGQLERRFRASDAANVLRQVAAEHGMSFGVREVDDLLLPAASEPQLRYAVPSVSPSASPSGAARSNSPASPGAGSSLSPSGGGR
- a CDS encoding small basic family protein translates to MIPVLALLAGVVLGVVLDPTVPAALQPYLPIAVVAALDAVFGGVRAKLDGIFDDKQFVISFISNVLVAGVIVYLGDQLGVGGQLSTGVVVVLGVRIFGNVAAIRRHLFRA
- a CDS encoding DUF881 domain-containing protein, which produces MSDEQRQSGSDPDASVPGGSGPVDRSSAGPAERASAEGTRGGPESAAVPGVDGVGDGPTVDLAAVRRSVGGGERPVVDAGVVDDDPREEPVAAAGGAVRGLSFRSRWSGASVIIAVLLALLGFTLVVQLKTNSADPELAATRQEDLVRILSDLESQEERLRQDVAGLEESQRQLASGALGRQAALDEATRRADELGILAGTLPARGPGLTVRFSAGSKSIEAATVLDAVQELRGAGAEAMQIAGGGAVVRIVASTFFLDGDGGITVSGRKLVGPYTITVIGDPSTMRTALNIPGGVVASVSGDGGNVTVQEREVVDVSTLSAPLDLKHARPVS
- the gcvH gene encoding glycine cleavage system protein GcvH; amino-acid sequence: MIPEDLRYTAEHEWVAGDGSGSVRVGITHFAQDALGDIVYVQLPDEGATVEAGESLGEIESTKSVSEIYAPVSGTVVARNADLGDTPELINSDPYGAGWLLEIAPGGPAAVDGLLTAAAYRELTES
- the odhI gene encoding oxoglutarate dehydrogenase inhibitor Odhl, with translation MTRPDDEFPPLDVTSTLNLGALDEVLEGPDADVVPSRMSGSLPPGMALLVVRRGPNAGARFLLDHDVTTSGRHPDSDIFLDDVTVSRRHAEFHRDGGTFTVRDVGSLNGTYVNRERVEAATLSNGDEVQIGKFRLVFIAGPRPEEEAGRG